GCTATTAGACGCATGATTCTATCGCTCTGACTCCTGGTTAAGAAGAAATGTTGGGAAGGACTGCTCGATCGGATCATTTATCCAGAATATTTCCCGCCTTATTGGGCAAAAATATGATGATGGCTCAATTCGTCTGCCTAAGTTAGATGCTTATATTCTCATTCCATTTTCTCTATCTCAAAATTGTCAATTGAAATCTTATTGTCGGAAGAAAATATATGGTTAACAACAATTTATTCGAGAAATATATGGTTAAGTTGGGATAAGAACAACATGAGTCATAATTTTGGTACGACACTCACTTGAGTGGTATAATTTTAAGTGACATATCGGACtaaaattgatcatttgagtgtcattttcgataatttgtcatatgtgaattttttttatttaattttccattttaacatggaattctttttatgcttttctttttcttatgtttaCAAGGGTCATTGACAGCTGCGATGGCCCTAGGCGAGGATGCACTCGCTAGtagtggaaaaaagaaaataaatatacaaaaatgtACATGTAAGATTTTTTAGTGTTCACGTCGGGCAAGTGGCACGTAAgtgattaatttttcaaattaatggcACTTAggttattggaaaaaaaattatgaaattcaAGTGAGAGCCATTTACAACTTATGACAGTTTTGCTGTTCTTTGCTAGTGCCCCAGCTTGGGTTTGGCAGTCGGCAGTCGCCACTCTCTTCACGCGATGGTAGTAGAGTCTTCTCAAGAATCCGTCTCAGCTCTCGACATTTGAACTCGCACTCTCGTGCAAAACCGGCGAGCAAGAGCATCACAGCGTTAATCATGCTTGGTGGTGGGATTTCAAACACTACCGCCCCTTTTGAATGGACATGGCCGCATCGTAGGGCGAACGTTGCGAAGTGCGGGGACAGGTACCTTTGTGTATGATAACAGGCTCATAGCATAGTTGCAAAAACGAGCTTGCATCAAACATTAGTCCCAACACGACAGAGCTCAAGATCGGGGACACGCAATGGCGTTCCCCTCCATCCGTCCAACGAGGGCCTCCCTCGTCCTCACCATCACCCGCTCATGCCGCCAACGCTTCATGTCCGCCGTTTGCAAAGAAACCTCTTTCGCTCTCCCTCGACCACCCCCTCCCGTCCCAAAGCGAGTTCCTTTCGCCGTCTCTGCCCACGGTCGGACGTGGCAAGACCCTTTTCATTGGATGTCCGACGTCGACGACCCCGAGTTCGTCGAGCACCTCCGCCGAGAGAACTCCTACGCTCAAGCTTTCATGGCCGACACGAGGGAGCTTCAGACCCAGCTGGTTTCCGAAATGAAGAGTCGAGTCCCCGCTGATATTCGTACTCCGCCGGAGCGATGGGGTCCCTGGTCTGTTCTTTGTCTTTTATAGATATTGATTACTCGATCGTGATTCCAGACCGGTTGTTCGTCATGGTTTTGATCTTTTCGTTTTACTTTTTCAACCATTTGGTGCTACTGATGTTTTAAAGCGGGAATTGAGGGCTTTGGGCGACCAAGAAGTGTTCTTTATCCTGGGCTCGTACTTTTGTCTACTTCGTTTGGGTGTTTTGGTTGGTTAGTTGCTTGATGCCACGCGAGCTCGTGGACAAATGTTGCTTCTTGTTTCCCAGGGCATAAATGCGAATTGGGAAAGCTTGCTTTGAAAATTCTGTTTGTGTTTGCTCCCAAGTCCCACCTGTACggtttattgaaaaaaaatcagctttctAGGCGTTGATTCAAGCTCATTGATGTGTTTTGTAGTATTATGATCGCCTGAGGTAGAAGGTACATGCTTTTCCAGATTTCACTGCCCTATCTTCCGCAAGCttcaaaattgcatgtttttctACACATTTTTATGGGTCGATTAACATTCTTCACCTCAAAATAGTCTTTTCTGAACATGCCTTTGACAGTACTAATTTGATCGTTTGGGTGGTTCCTGGTGTTGTTGAAATTGGAAGCTACAAAGCTGAATAAGTGAACTCTACTTACATCATTATTGTGGTCAAACAGGCTATATTACCAATTCATACCCGAAGGGAAGGAGTTTCCAGTGTTATGTAGGAGGCTGGAAGCTGAAAAAGGTTGGGCAGAAGCAATTCTTAGCTATGTGAGAGGACAACAAGGAAGAGAGCAGGTCCTACTTGACTGGAATGAAATAGCAGAGCGACATGGCGAGTTTTCTGTACGCTCATTAATAGCTTATAGGATAAGATTAGTGACTGTCTGTCTTACTTTGCCTGATACAGTTTTTGATTAATAGAATGTCGGTCCGTTGGGATATCTCCTTTAGATTATCAACTTGTTTAGAgcatgcttcttttctttttgcaatgATTAACTACTTTAGGGGGTCTAGGCTATTGGCTGTAGTTTTTTGACTTATGGCTTTCTGCATTTGGTTTTTAAATCTGGATGACTTTTAGTAGTGGTAGTGTTTTGAAGGTGTAACATTGGAAGTTAATCTCTTCTGACTTAGTCCCATCATTATAATAATGTAGATCAAAAAATGTTGTTACATTAGATTTCGCACTTTAATGCTATTTTTGGGGGATTGGGAAAAAGGGTCTGTGAAAGTTTGAGTGGaaagtttaaatttttgtgagacaaaaaaagatggaaaatttaAATTTGTGAGTATTTTCCTCCCAATTTCTTCGCCTAGGAGCTCCCAAATAGAGCATAAAAGTCATTTTTGGCAGTACTATTAAGTTAactgaaaacccaaaaaagcaTTAGCCAAAAGATGGGGGAGCAGTGGTTGCTTGTCTTTTACAAGCTGGCTCGGTAATTTGATTTTGATGCCAAATGGCTGGGGCAAACGCAACTCCAAAGGAGCTCTATAGCATAGGGCCAGAATTTTATTGTTGTCCTCCCGTTGGTCCAGGAAATAGAGGCTACCTGGAGTATATAGATGGAAAAGAGGACAGACAAGGTATATATTTACAAATATAGCAACTCTTGCAAAGATCCCCCTTGTATCTTTTTACTTTGACTCGGGTGATGTCTTCCCATTGATGCATTAGATAATTTGATTCATATGAGTTCTAAGTTTCAGTTGGTAGATGTCAGAGACCAACTTCTGGAGTAAATGAAACATAGTTGTGTATAAGATTATTTAAGTTGGAAGTCACCATGTTTTTTCTTACAGATAGAGTGTGTCCTTCTTCCACAGTAAGCATCTCTTTTAAATTGAAATGATTTTCCTATTCATCGTTAGGTTATGTCCATGTGGGTATGTGTCGAGTTTCCCCGGACCATAGGTTTCTCGCTTATACCGTTGACACAAATGCAAGTGAGTGGTTTAAGCTTCAAGTCAAGGACATTGAAAGGGGATGTATGCTTCCAAATATTCAAGTTGAAGGGGTTGTTAGCGTGGCGTGGGCTAAGGATGGCTCCACTCTCTTCTATACTCTATCCGACGAGCATCAACGACCTTATAGGTAGTTATATTGATTGTTGAAGTTGATCAAATTTCTGCGGTGTCCTAGAATTTTACTATCAGCTTTTGTCTGCAGGATCCTCTGCACTAAATTAAGATCAAGTAATCTGGAGAACGCAGTGATTTTCACAGAAAGAGATTCCAAATACTGTGTGGACATCACAGGAACGAAAGATGGCAAGTTTATAACTCTTAATTCAAGCTCAAGGAATTCATCTGAGGAAGGACCTTACctattccattttcatttaatttgctATTTCTATGAATTTATAGAGATGTTAATAAGTCTTTTGTCATCAACAGTGTTGTCAATATAGCCCGTCACTTTTCTACAGGTTTATGTGATAGATGCTGAGAACCCTCTTGGTGGCTTGAGAAGAATATGTAAGCGTGTATCTGATGTGAGGTTCTTCGTGGAGCATCACTGTGGTTCTTTCTATATTCTCACAAATGCCCCTCTATGTGAATGTGTGGAATGGAATGGTCATGGTTATTACTTGGCAAGATCAATGGTTGAGGATCCAGAGCTGGGAAAGTTTCAGGTGATTGTTTCGTGGTGTGCTACAAGTTAGATGTTGGATGTTATaagttaatattttaatttaatttaaaatttgttttaattttttttttttaatgtttttgtaAATTTAGCATCAGAGTATGTTATTTCTTTCCCTCTTTCGGTTGTCTGcaaatcttttatcttttgcttttggtTCCTGGCAGAATGTCATCCTTCCTGGCGCAAGTATGACTATAGAAGACATGGATGTTTTCAATGGACATCTGGTGCTTTCCATTGATAAGCAGGGTGAACCTATGTTATGCTCCATCAATTTACCCATCAATGTTAATTCTGAGGTCTGTCACATCTTTTTACTGTATTTAAACTCTTTCCTAATGGAAGATATCTCTATAtattaaatttatcaaatttaattaGTCATGTCTCTAGCTTTTTGATGATATCTCAATTATATggatttttgttcaaaaaattaaagaaaatgattgcACTCAATGTATATTCACTCATCTCTCTAGTACAAACAAGAAATACGTTTGAATTATAGATAGCTGCAAAATATCAAACATTTTCGGACAAACAATAGAAATATGAATATGTCGCATATCTATTATCTTCTCTTTTccaaatatttattaaattattgttCATGGTACAACTTTTAATCTTAGTAAAAGTTCGGCTGAAATAATTGTATGTGGTACTATTCTCATTCTGCCGTAGGCACAAGTTTAATGATCTTGTGTAGGCTTTTCTCTTACATTCACCTTAATCTGCAAAAATTACCTTGGATGTGAATACAAAACCGGTTCATTTTAATAGAGTCATTAGAGCTTGTTTGGTGCGTCTTTTCTTTTTGCGGCCTTTTGCCTTGATTGAATTCTTTTGGCAATTGTTTGTCTTTCTTTGTTTTGATGAGCTGGCTTTTACTTCAGTGTCCATCGTTGAGATGGAAAGCTCTTGTCATGCGAAACATGGATAGATAAATTGACTTCTATTGTTAGCGTCTTATTTGTCACGATTGTAACACTTTTTGTACTAATATTCAAATCATTCCCTGTTGTTTTGCAGCATGCAGTGACCCTTGAGCATCTAAACCCGTGGTTTTTTCCTGTCCCTTCAAATTTCTGCAGCATTCTTCCTGGTTCCAACCATGACTTTACGAGTCAAGCATACCGTGCCGTGCTATCTTCTCCTGTGGTATACTGTCTTATCTCAAGAGGAAACTTGCATATTCAGTATGGATTCTTTACTTGAGGAATGTTTGTTTTGTATCGACCTCTTTTATGCTAGTCAGTTTATGTATTCTTATCCATTCCTTGCTACTCTTAAACCGTTTCACCTCTGCTTCCTCTAGATGCTGATGTAGTCCGATATTTGACTCTTGTATGATTTAACTTCTAAGTAGCTAGTTATCTTTTGATATGAGCAAATTCTTGTTATATTATGCCTAGTTAGTTGAACATGAATCACGCGACTTCCTCAGCCTGTGTTCAAACCTCTCCTGGAATGTAATTGCGAACTGAAAATGTATAATCGTTATATGTTCAACTGAAAGAGATTTAATTTCAAATATGGATTCTCGACTTGTTGAGCAATACTAGTTAATAATTACCAACAAGGTGTTGGTTAGTTGGCAGGGGGAGTTTGTTCCTCTCCTTATGATCTTGGGTTCAAGTCTTGTTGAGAGCACTCTAGAAGTCAAATTCTGAATGCGCCAAGCCTATATGGGGAGTTGTGAAAGATGGGCCGGACACTACCTAATtgctaaactaaaaaaaaaaaggttaataatACGATATGCGCTTAATCATAGTGATGTGTGTTCATTTGAAGATCTTTTATTCCCCTAAAAAGTGAATTGAAAAGAATTTCCAATGTGGCTGTATTTTTCCTACATAAATTAAGCATTCGTTATTCTTTTTGACATAATGGGAGAGCAAAAGCAATGACGATGTTTCTCATCTAACGAAgagcttttaattattttccactcaaattatttttgtcaatCTTTCGGTATCACTAAGTGCCTTAAACTTGCAATTGTGGTGCCAAAACAAAGGCCTAAGTTATGTTGGATTCCTCGAATATGATACTTTTCCTATTTGAAGTGCAGATGCCTGATGTAGTTGTTGAGTATGATATGTCAAGACGTACTTTCTCCACCATCCAACAGGAGGAAGTGAGGTGTGTTTCAGCTGACATTGGATCGTCTACCACAGACTATGTCAAAAACTTTGTCAGCCCTATAAATGTAGAGAACATGAAGGGGGAACCCGACGAGAACAGTGCAATGCAAGGTTGGAAGGACTTCTCAGATGTGTACTGCTGTGAAAGGAAGGATGTTATTTCCCATGATGGTGTCAGGATTCCTCTGACCATTCTTTACTCTAAAACATTGTGGCAGAAGGGAAAGTGTCCAGGCCTTTTGCATGGATATGGAGCATACGGTGAAGTTCTAGACATAAGCTGGTGTCCAAATCGTCTGAGTCTACTCAACCGCGGTTGGGTTGTTGCTTTTGCTGATGCGAGGTTGGTTCAACCAGATTTTTGGTCATCGATTGTCTTTTTTGATACTTATCCATTAGGAGCAAACAGCTCTTGTCAGGATTGTCGACATGGCTTGTCTAAATGATTTTGAAGGTTTAAATTTTCTCCCTGGCATAAACATTATGGCTTGTCTGTTGATTATATCAGATGTGCTGGTTTATGCCGATCAAAGTACTAGACAAAGCACAGCGACTAGCCGCCCCAGAAAAATATGAAAGAGGATATTTTTTCCTCTAATAGATACTTAAAGggaaaaagataattttaagGAATAAGAACTCTTTTAAAGTTAATTACTGCCTTTGTTATCTGCCGaaatttatattttggattAGGGATAACAAATGTAGTCTGCTCAGTCTGTTTATAATCTGTTGTAGTCCAGGCTCTGATTTTCAGTAAGTTAGCTGGCATCTGAATGATCTACTTCAAAATTGTGTTTTGTCACATATTGTAGTTTGATATATCTTTTGAATACCATTTTCAATGTAGCAGAGGCGGTGGTGGTGTTAATTCCATGTGGCATACTTCTGGCCGTGGGGCATACAAGCAGAACTCTATCCATGACTTTGCATCATGTGCTAAGTACCTTGTTCATGAGGGTTATGTTCGTGATGATCAGCTTTGTTCTATGGGACATAGCGCGGGCTGTCTTCTTGTGGGGGCTGCTATAAATATGTATCCAGGTCTCTTTCATGCTGCAATTATGAAGGTAGGCACTTTCCAGTGCGGTTCACAAATCATACATCTAGTCTATTATGTTGTCTGTCTACAGTGGTTTATGCACATTGCTTATGGTTTCAAAGTTCCTTGTTTAGGATTCCTGAAGAAAAATTAGTGAATTCTATGTGAGTTATGGACTTCAGACGACTCTACTAATATTTGTCTTTTCGTTGCTCATGGAGCATCAGTTTCCCCTGACAGACATAGTTACTTCAAACAATGGCAGCAAAGGTTTAACATCATTATGTGTGATTCGTAATCCTGTCACCTGCTGCAGCAGCTTCACGATTTTAAATCTTCTTCTTGAGTAATCATCCCTTGATCTGCTTCAAACTGGAAAGAAATTCTGCCGAACGCTGCTCATTATTGCGAGTTTGagtaatcagatcatgctgaaccTTTGCTTTTGATTACTTCAGAGTGATGACACCAAGATAATGTGCCCCAGGTACCTTTTCTTGATATATGCAATACATTGTCGGATCCTACTATGCCGCTTTCCATATTGGACCATGAAGAGTTCGGAGATCCTCGTATCTTGCCGCAATTTGAATCCATCATGAGTTATGCGCCTTATGATAACATTCGGGAAGGGGGATGTCATCCATCAACCCTTGTTTCAGCGTCATTTCTTGACTCAAGGTGGCATGTCTTCATTATTGTACAATTGCATTTGTTCGCGATTCAACTCATAGGATTGATGTGGTTTCTTTGATTTTGATGATCCAGGGTTGGAGTGTGGGAAGCTGCAAAGTGGGTGGCTAAAGTGAGAGAAGTTGGGTGCACCCGCTGTTCACATTCGGTAATATTGAGAACAAATATGAGTGCGGGACATTTTGGTGAAGGGGGACACTATAGGCATCTCAAGGAAACGGCTTTTGACTATGCGTTTCTGATGAAAGTTACTGGGGCTTTCAACAAGTGATGTTGTATGGCTTGAAAAGTCAATTTTATTGGTGAGTAAAAACAATGTGTTCAGGTTTGTGCTCAACTAACAAATTCCTGCTCGACGCTCTTCCTCCATTTATCACTCACGTTAAGGGACTGTTGCGTGCTATTACAGGGCTTTGGCTAGGGTAAGCTATCCTCTCCTAGTCAGTTCTTATTACGTTATGTCTATTTGATTGTTTCATTCATGTGTTTCTAGGCAAAATTTTTACCTGAGTATATTCTTACTGGAAAAACTTCTCTGGCTAACGTGTCTTGATGTTCTGTGGATGCATGAAAGATCTTTCATTTTAACTAGTTTTATTGGGATGGTGGTAGTGACTTCAAGTGAAGTAAGTTCGTGAAATTGATGTGTTCATTATCAAGATTTGAATATATATCTTCGGTTGACCTGGGGAACCGGTCACTTGTTCATATATTTTCCTGCAGTTACTTTAGTGCAGAATAGGAAGCCCTAAGTTCGTTGTTAATTGAAGTATACCGATACGATTAGTTGATTGTCACAATGCAGATAGTTCTGTACGTGAAGACACCCGGGAATTCCAGTCCCCTTCCCGAGCTTCAGCACATAGGGCTGCTTGATATGCAGTCACCCGGAACTTCTGAGCAGT
The genomic region above belongs to Rhodamnia argentea isolate NSW1041297 chromosome 6, ASM2092103v1, whole genome shotgun sequence and contains:
- the LOC115756670 gene encoding dipeptidyl aminopeptidase BI isoform X2 yields the protein MAFPSIRPTRASLVLTITRSCRQRFMSAVCKETSFALPRPPPPVPKRVPFAVSAHGRTWQDPFHWMSDVDDPEFVEHLRRENSYAQAFMADTRELQTQLVSEMKSRVPADIRTPPERWGPWLYYQFIPEGKEFPVLCRRLEAEKGWAEAILSYVRGQQGREQVLLDWNEIAERHGYVHVGMCRVSPDHRFLAYTVDTNASEWFKLQVKDIERGCMLPNIQVEGVVSVAWAKDGSTLFYTLSDEHQRPYRILCTKLRSSNLENAVIFTERDSKYCVDITGTKDGKFITLNSSSRNSSEVYVIDAENPLGGLRRICKRVSDVRFFVEHHCGSFYILTNAPLCECVEWNGHGYYLARSMVEDPELGKFQNVILPGASMTIEDMDVFNGHLVLSIDKQGEPMLCSINLPINVNSEHAVTLEHLNPWFFPVPSNFCSILPGSNHDFTSQAYRAVLSSPVMPDVVVEYDMSRRTFSTIQQEEVRCVSADIGSSTTDYVKNFVSPINVENMKGEPDENSAMQGWKDFSDVYCCERKDVISHDGVRIPLTILYSKTLWQKGKCPGLLHGYGAYGEVLDISWCPNRLSLLNRGWVVAFADARGGGGVNSMWHTSGRGAYKQNSIHDFASCAKYLVHEGYVRDDQLCSMGHSAGCLLVGAAINMYPGLFHAAIMKVPFLDICNTLSDPTMPLSILDHEEFGDPRILPQFESIMSYAPYDNIREGGCHPSTLVSASFLDSRVGVWEAAKWVAKVREVGCTRCSHSVILRTNMSAGHFGEGGHYRHLKETAFDYAFLMKVTGAFNK
- the LOC115756670 gene encoding dipeptidyl aminopeptidase BI isoform X1 yields the protein MAFPSIRPTRASLVLTITRSCRQRFMSAVCKETSFALPRPPPPVPKRVPFAVSAHGRTWQDPFHWMSDVDDPEFVEHLRRENSYAQAFMADTRELQTQLVSEMKSRVPADIRTPPERWGPWLYYQFIPEGKEFPVLCRRLEAEKGWAEAILSYVRGQQGREQVLLDWNEIAERHGYVHVGMCRVSPDHRFLAYTVDTNASEWFKLQVKDIERGCMLPNIQVEGVVSVAWAKDGSTLFYTLSDEHQRPYRILCTKLRSSNLENAVIFTERDSKYCVDITGTKDGKFITLNSSSRNSSEVYVIDAENPLGGLRRICKRVSDVRFFVEHHCGSFYILTNAPLCECVEWNGHGYYLARSMVEDPELGKFQNVILPGASMTIEDMDVFNGHLVLSIDKQGEPMLCSINLPINVNSEHAVTLEHLNPWFFPVPSNFCSILPGSNHDFTSQAYRAVLSSPVMPDVVVEYDMSRRTFSTIQQEEVRCVSADIGSSTTDYVKNFVSPINVENMKGEPDENSAMQGWKDFSDVYCCERKDVISHDGVRIPLTILYSKTLWQKGKCPGLLHGYGAYGEVLDISWCPNRLSLLNRGWVVAFADASRGGGGVNSMWHTSGRGAYKQNSIHDFASCAKYLVHEGYVRDDQLCSMGHSAGCLLVGAAINMYPGLFHAAIMKVPFLDICNTLSDPTMPLSILDHEEFGDPRILPQFESIMSYAPYDNIREGGCHPSTLVSASFLDSRVGVWEAAKWVAKVREVGCTRCSHSVILRTNMSAGHFGEGGHYRHLKETAFDYAFLMKVTGAFNK